Proteins encoded within one genomic window of Pongo pygmaeus isolate AG05252 chromosome 18, NHGRI_mPonPyg2-v2.0_pri, whole genome shotgun sequence:
- the PDIA2 gene encoding protein disulfide-isomerase A2 isoform X3: protein MSCQLLPVLLLLLLRASCPWGHEQGPRSPSEEPPEEEIPKEDGILVLSRHTLGLALREHPALLVEFYAPWCGHCQALAPEYSKAAAVLAAESSVVMLAKVDGPAQPELAEEFGVTEYPTLKFFRDGNRTHPEEYTGPREAEGIAEWLRRRVGPSAMRLEDEAAAQVLIDGRDLVVIGFFQDLHDEDVATFLALAQDALDMTFGLTDRPQLFQQFGLTKDTVVVFKKFDEGRADFPVDEELGLDLGDLSRFLVTHSMRLVTEFNSQTSAKIFAARILNHLLLFVNQTLAAHRELLVGFGEAAPHFRGQVLFVVVDVAADNEHVLQYFGLKAEAAPTLRLVNLETTKKYAPVDGGPVTTASITAFCHAVLNGQVKPYLLSQEVPPDWDQRPVKTLVGKNFEQVAFDETKNVFIKFYAPWCTHCKEMAPAWEALAEKYQDHEDVIIAELDATANELDAFAVHGFPTLKYFPAGPGRKVIEYKSTRDLETFSKFLDNGGVLPTEEPPEEPAAPFPEPPANSTMGSKEEL from the exons ATGAGCTGCCAGCTTCTgcctgtgctgctgctgctgctgctcaggGCTTCGTGCCCATGGGGTCACGAACAGGGACCCAGGAGCCCCTCGGAGGAGCCTCCAGAGGAGGAAATCCCCAAGGAGGATGGGATCTTGGTGCTGAgccgccacaccctgggcctggccctgcGGGAGCACCCTGCCCTGCTGGTGGAATTCT ATGCCCCGTGGTGTGGGCACTGCCAGGCCCTGGCCCCCGAGTACAGCAAGGCAGCTGCCGTGCTCGCGGCCGAGTCGTCGGTGGTCATGCTGGCTAAGGTGGATGGGCCTGCGCAGCCCGAGCTGGCTGAGGAGTTTGGTGTGACGGAGTACCCTACGCTCAAGTTCTTCCGCGATGGGAACCGCACGCACCCGGAGGAGTACACAG GAccacgggaggctgagggcatTGCCGAGTGGCTGCGACGGCGGGTGGGGCCCAGTGCCATGCGGCTGGAGGACGAGGCAGCTGCCCAGGTGCTGATCGACGGCCGGGACCTGGTGGTCATCGGCTTCTTCCAG GACCTGCACGACGAGGATGTGGCCACCTTCTTGGCCTTGGCCCAGGATGCCCTGGACATGACCTTTGGCCTCACAGACCGGCCGCAGCTCTTTCAGCAGTTCGGCCTCACCAAGGACACTGTGGTTGTCTTCAAGAAG TTTGATGAGGGGCGGGCAGACTTCCCAGTGGACGAGGAGCTTGGCCTGGACCTGGGGGATCTGTCGCGCTTCCTGGTCACACACAGCATGCGCCTGGTCACGGAGTTCAACAGCCAG ACGTCTGCCAAGATCTTCGCGGCCAGGATCCTCAACCACTTGCTGCTGTTTGTCAACCAGACGCTGGCTGCGCACCGGGAGCTCCTAGTGGGCTTTGGGGAGGCAGCTCCCCACTTCCGGGGGCAG GTGTTGTTCGTGGTGGTGGATGTGGCGGCTGACAATGAGCACGTGCTGCAGTATTTTGGCCTAAAGGCTGAGGCAGCCCCCACCCTGCGCTTGGTCAACCTTGAGACCACTAAAAAGTACGCGCCTGTGGATGGGGGCCCTGTCACCACAGCGTCCATCACTGCTTTCTGCCATGCAGTCCTCAACGGTCAAGTCAAG CCCTATCTCCTGAGCCAGGAGGTACCCCCTGATTGGGATCAGCGGCCAGTTAAGACCCTCGTGGGCAAGAATTTTGAGCAGGTGGCTTTTGACGAAACCAAGAATGTGTTTATCAAGTTCT ATGCTCCATGGTGCACCCACTGCAAGGAGATGGCCCCTGCCTGGGAGGCACTGGCTGAGAAGTACCAAGACCACGAGGACGTCATCATTGCTGAGCTGGACGCCACGGCCAATGAGCTGGACGCCTTCGCCGTGCACGGCTTCCCTACCCTCAAGTACTTCCCAGCAGGGCCAGGTCGGAAG GTGATTGAATACAAAAGCACCAGGGACCTGGAGACCTTCTCCAAGTTCCTGGACAACGGGGGCGTGTTGCCCACGGAGGAGCCCCCGGAGGAGCCGGCAGCCCCGTTCCCG GAGCCACCGGCCAACTCCACTATGGGGTCCAAGGAGGAGCTGTAG
- the PDIA2 gene encoding protein disulfide-isomerase A2 isoform X2, translating to MALSRCPACCLFLPPLPWGLGAAAWALSLLGLGLCATWQLLLGFWPPYLLLPHAPWQHHELPASACAAAAAAQGFVPMGSRTGTQEPLGGASRGGNPQGGWDLGAEPPHPGPGPAGAPCPAGGILLGGHEEALVLGLSTARTQGRMEEHACSLLGCQVWRGCSWGCGGLGHSQPRPPDAPWCGHCQALAPEYSKAAAVLAAESSVVMLAKVDGPAQPELAEEFGVTEYPTLKFFRDGNRTHPEEYTGPREAEGIAEWLRRRVGPSAMRLEDEAAAQVLIDGRDLVVIGFFQDLHDEDVATFLALAQDALDMTFGLTDRPQLFQQFGLTKDTVVVFKKFDEGRADFPVDEELGLDLGDLSRFLVTHSMRLVTEFNSQTSAKIFAARILNHLLLFVNQTLAAHRELLVGFGEAAPHFRGQVLFVVVDVAADNEHVLQYFGLKAEAAPTLRLVNLETTKKYAPVDGGPVTTASITAFCHAVLNGQVKPYLLSQEVPPDWDQRPVKTLVGKNFEQVAFDETKNVFIKFYAPWCTHCKEMAPAWEALAEKYQDHEDVIIAELDATANELDAFAVHGFPTLKYFPAGPGRKILLPLLR from the exons ATGGCCCTGTCTCGGTGCCCTGCGTGTTGTCTCtttctgcctcccctcccctgggGGCTGGGGGCGGCCGCATGGGCCTTGTCTTTGCTGGGACTGGGCCTGTGTGCCACGTGGCAGCTGCTGCTTGGCTTCTGGCCCCCTTATCTGCTCCTGCCTCACGCGCCCTGGCAGCACCATGAGCTGCCAGCTTCTgcctgtgctgctgctgctgctgctcaggGCTTCGTGCCCATGGGGTCACGAACAGGGACCCAGGAGCCCCTCGGAGGAGCCTCCAGAGGAGGAAATCCCCAAGGAGGATGGGATCTTGGTGCTGAgccgccacaccctgggcctggccctgcGGGAGCACCCTGCCCTGCTGGTGGAATTCT cctgggggGCCACGAAGAGGCACTGGTGCTCGGCTTGTCCACGGCCAGGACGCAGGGCAGAATGGAGGAGCACGCTTGTTCCCTGCTGGGTTGTCAGGTGTGGAGAGGGTGCTCCTGGGGTTGTGGTGGCCTGGGGCACTCACAGCCCCGTCCCCCAGATGCCCCGTGGTGTGGGCACTGCCAGGCCCTGGCCCCCGAGTACAGCAAGGCAGCTGCCGTGCTCGCGGCCGAGTCGTCGGTGGTCATGCTGGCTAAGGTGGATGGGCCTGCGCAGCCCGAGCTGGCTGAGGAGTTTGGTGTGACGGAGTACCCTACGCTCAAGTTCTTCCGCGATGGGAACCGCACGCACCCGGAGGAGTACACAG GAccacgggaggctgagggcatTGCCGAGTGGCTGCGACGGCGGGTGGGGCCCAGTGCCATGCGGCTGGAGGACGAGGCAGCTGCCCAGGTGCTGATCGACGGCCGGGACCTGGTGGTCATCGGCTTCTTCCAG GACCTGCACGACGAGGATGTGGCCACCTTCTTGGCCTTGGCCCAGGATGCCCTGGACATGACCTTTGGCCTCACAGACCGGCCGCAGCTCTTTCAGCAGTTCGGCCTCACCAAGGACACTGTGGTTGTCTTCAAGAAG TTTGATGAGGGGCGGGCAGACTTCCCAGTGGACGAGGAGCTTGGCCTGGACCTGGGGGATCTGTCGCGCTTCCTGGTCACACACAGCATGCGCCTGGTCACGGAGTTCAACAGCCAG ACGTCTGCCAAGATCTTCGCGGCCAGGATCCTCAACCACTTGCTGCTGTTTGTCAACCAGACGCTGGCTGCGCACCGGGAGCTCCTAGTGGGCTTTGGGGAGGCAGCTCCCCACTTCCGGGGGCAG GTGTTGTTCGTGGTGGTGGATGTGGCGGCTGACAATGAGCACGTGCTGCAGTATTTTGGCCTAAAGGCTGAGGCAGCCCCCACCCTGCGCTTGGTCAACCTTGAGACCACTAAAAAGTACGCGCCTGTGGATGGGGGCCCTGTCACCACAGCGTCCATCACTGCTTTCTGCCATGCAGTCCTCAACGGTCAAGTCAAG CCCTATCTCCTGAGCCAGGAGGTACCCCCTGATTGGGATCAGCGGCCAGTTAAGACCCTCGTGGGCAAGAATTTTGAGCAGGTGGCTTTTGACGAAACCAAGAATGTGTTTATCAAGTTCT ATGCTCCATGGTGCACCCACTGCAAGGAGATGGCCCCTGCCTGGGAGGCACTGGCTGAGAAGTACCAAGACCACGAGGACGTCATCATTGCTGAGCTGGACGCCACGGCCAATGAGCTGGACGCCTTCGCCGTGCACGGCTTCCCTACCCTCAAGTACTTCCCAGCAGGGCCAGGTCGGAAG atcctcctgcctctcctcaGGTGA
- the PDIA2 gene encoding protein disulfide-isomerase A2 isoform X1, with product MALSRCPACCLFLPPLPWGLGAAAWALSLLGLGLCATWQLLLGFWPPYLLLPHAPWQHHELPASACAAAAAAQGFVPMGSRTGTQEPLGGASRGGNPQGGWDLGAEPPHPGPGPAGAPCPAGGILLGGHEEALVLGLSTARTQGRMEEHACSLLGCQVWRGCSWGCGGLGHSQPRPPDAPWCGHCQALAPEYSKAAAVLAAESSVVMLAKVDGPAQPELAEEFGVTEYPTLKFFRDGNRTHPEEYTGPREAEGIAEWLRRRVGPSAMRLEDEAAAQVLIDGRDLVVIGFFQDLHDEDVATFLALAQDALDMTFGLTDRPQLFQQFGLTKDTVVVFKKFDEGRADFPVDEELGLDLGDLSRFLVTHSMRLVTEFNSQTSAKIFAARILNHLLLFVNQTLAAHRELLVGFGEAAPHFRGQVLFVVVDVAADNEHVLQYFGLKAEAAPTLRLVNLETTKKYAPVDGGPVTTASITAFCHAVLNGQVKPYLLSQEVPPDWDQRPVKTLVGKNFEQVAFDETKNVFIKFYAPWCTHCKEMAPAWEALAEKYQDHEDVIIAELDATANELDAFAVHGFPTLKYFPAGPGRKVIEYKSTRDLETFSKFLDNGGVLPTEEPPEEPAAPFPEPPANSTMGSKEEL from the exons ATGGCCCTGTCTCGGTGCCCTGCGTGTTGTCTCtttctgcctcccctcccctgggGGCTGGGGGCGGCCGCATGGGCCTTGTCTTTGCTGGGACTGGGCCTGTGTGCCACGTGGCAGCTGCTGCTTGGCTTCTGGCCCCCTTATCTGCTCCTGCCTCACGCGCCCTGGCAGCACCATGAGCTGCCAGCTTCTgcctgtgctgctgctgctgctgctcaggGCTTCGTGCCCATGGGGTCACGAACAGGGACCCAGGAGCCCCTCGGAGGAGCCTCCAGAGGAGGAAATCCCCAAGGAGGATGGGATCTTGGTGCTGAgccgccacaccctgggcctggccctgcGGGAGCACCCTGCCCTGCTGGTGGAATTCT cctgggggGCCACGAAGAGGCACTGGTGCTCGGCTTGTCCACGGCCAGGACGCAGGGCAGAATGGAGGAGCACGCTTGTTCCCTGCTGGGTTGTCAGGTGTGGAGAGGGTGCTCCTGGGGTTGTGGTGGCCTGGGGCACTCACAGCCCCGTCCCCCAGATGCCCCGTGGTGTGGGCACTGCCAGGCCCTGGCCCCCGAGTACAGCAAGGCAGCTGCCGTGCTCGCGGCCGAGTCGTCGGTGGTCATGCTGGCTAAGGTGGATGGGCCTGCGCAGCCCGAGCTGGCTGAGGAGTTTGGTGTGACGGAGTACCCTACGCTCAAGTTCTTCCGCGATGGGAACCGCACGCACCCGGAGGAGTACACAG GAccacgggaggctgagggcatTGCCGAGTGGCTGCGACGGCGGGTGGGGCCCAGTGCCATGCGGCTGGAGGACGAGGCAGCTGCCCAGGTGCTGATCGACGGCCGGGACCTGGTGGTCATCGGCTTCTTCCAG GACCTGCACGACGAGGATGTGGCCACCTTCTTGGCCTTGGCCCAGGATGCCCTGGACATGACCTTTGGCCTCACAGACCGGCCGCAGCTCTTTCAGCAGTTCGGCCTCACCAAGGACACTGTGGTTGTCTTCAAGAAG TTTGATGAGGGGCGGGCAGACTTCCCAGTGGACGAGGAGCTTGGCCTGGACCTGGGGGATCTGTCGCGCTTCCTGGTCACACACAGCATGCGCCTGGTCACGGAGTTCAACAGCCAG ACGTCTGCCAAGATCTTCGCGGCCAGGATCCTCAACCACTTGCTGCTGTTTGTCAACCAGACGCTGGCTGCGCACCGGGAGCTCCTAGTGGGCTTTGGGGAGGCAGCTCCCCACTTCCGGGGGCAG GTGTTGTTCGTGGTGGTGGATGTGGCGGCTGACAATGAGCACGTGCTGCAGTATTTTGGCCTAAAGGCTGAGGCAGCCCCCACCCTGCGCTTGGTCAACCTTGAGACCACTAAAAAGTACGCGCCTGTGGATGGGGGCCCTGTCACCACAGCGTCCATCACTGCTTTCTGCCATGCAGTCCTCAACGGTCAAGTCAAG CCCTATCTCCTGAGCCAGGAGGTACCCCCTGATTGGGATCAGCGGCCAGTTAAGACCCTCGTGGGCAAGAATTTTGAGCAGGTGGCTTTTGACGAAACCAAGAATGTGTTTATCAAGTTCT ATGCTCCATGGTGCACCCACTGCAAGGAGATGGCCCCTGCCTGGGAGGCACTGGCTGAGAAGTACCAAGACCACGAGGACGTCATCATTGCTGAGCTGGACGCCACGGCCAATGAGCTGGACGCCTTCGCCGTGCACGGCTTCCCTACCCTCAAGTACTTCCCAGCAGGGCCAGGTCGGAAG GTGATTGAATACAAAAGCACCAGGGACCTGGAGACCTTCTCCAAGTTCCTGGACAACGGGGGCGTGTTGCCCACGGAGGAGCCCCCGGAGGAGCCGGCAGCCCCGTTCCCG GAGCCACCGGCCAACTCCACTATGGGGTCCAAGGAGGAGCTGTAG